Proteins from a single region of Campylobacter lari:
- the ilvD gene encoding dihydroxy-acid dehydratase, which yields MRSDAIKKGHLKAPNRSLLRACGLNDEDFNKPFIGVANSYIDIIPGHFFLNEYAKIIKDEIRKNGCIPFEFNTIGVDDGIAMGHDGMLYSLPSREIIANSIETVMNAHQLDALICIPNCDKITPGMLMGALRVNVPTIFVSGGPMKAGVNKHGEKISLSSVFEAVGAYEAKKINEEDLKDIECKACPSGGSCSGMFTANSMNTLCEAMGIALEGNGTILALSKEREELLRKAARRICEIALDERFKIRNIITKKSINNALVVDMAMGGSSNTILHMLAIAYEAGVNLDIKELNHISVNVAHIAKIAPSLNTVYMEDIHKAGGVSAVIAEIAKKPGHILELDTLDISGKTLKERIENADIKDENIIRKIDNAYSNVGGLAILFGNLAEQGCVIKTAGIMGERKFKGKAVCFNSQEEAIKGIIKGKVKEGDVCVIRYEGPKGGPGMQEMLSPTSLLTGMGLGAKVALITDGRFSGATRGLSIGHISPEAAEGGLIALLKDGDEIEIDVDTYSINANLAQDEIAKRKANFKMPYKQINSRWLKMYQKLVSNASKGGILDLE from the coding sequence ATGAGAAGTGACGCAATCAAAAAAGGACACTTAAAAGCACCAAATCGCTCTTTACTTAGAGCATGTGGCTTAAATGATGAAGATTTTAATAAGCCTTTTATAGGTGTAGCAAATAGCTATATAGATATCATCCCAGGACATTTTTTCTTAAATGAATATGCAAAAATCATTAAAGATGAAATCCGAAAAAATGGCTGTATTCCTTTTGAATTTAACACCATAGGTGTTGATGATGGTATAGCTATGGGGCATGATGGTATGCTTTATTCTTTACCAAGTCGTGAAATCATCGCAAACTCTATTGAAACAGTGATGAATGCACACCAACTTGATGCACTAATTTGTATCCCAAATTGTGATAAAATTACTCCAGGTATGCTCATGGGGGCTTTAAGAGTTAATGTGCCGACTATTTTCGTTAGTGGTGGACCTATGAAAGCAGGAGTAAATAAACATGGAGAAAAAATCAGTCTAAGTTCTGTTTTTGAAGCAGTGGGAGCTTATGAGGCTAAAAAAATCAATGAAGAGGATTTAAAAGATATAGAATGCAAAGCTTGTCCTAGTGGTGGATCTTGCTCGGGTATGTTTACTGCAAATTCTATGAATACTTTATGCGAGGCTATGGGTATAGCACTAGAAGGAAATGGAACTATTTTAGCACTTAGCAAAGAAAGAGAAGAGCTTTTAAGAAAAGCTGCGCGTAGAATTTGTGAAATTGCACTAGATGAGCGTTTTAAAATTCGCAATATTATTACTAAAAAGTCCATTAACAATGCTTTAGTTGTTGATATGGCTATGGGTGGAAGTTCAAATACTATCTTACATATGCTTGCTATTGCTTATGAAGCAGGTGTAAATTTGGATATAAAAGAACTCAATCACATCAGTGTTAATGTGGCCCATATAGCCAAAATCGCTCCATCTTTAAATACTGTTTATATGGAAGATATACACAAAGCAGGTGGAGTAAGTGCGGTAATAGCTGAAATAGCTAAAAAACCAGGCCATATTTTAGAACTTGACACTCTAGATATTAGTGGAAAAACTTTAAAAGAGCGCATTGAGAATGCTGATATTAAAGATGAAAACATCATAAGAAAAATAGACAATGCCTATTCAAATGTAGGTGGGCTTGCTATACTTTTTGGGAATTTAGCTGAGCAAGGCTGTGTGATAAAAACTGCAGGTATTATGGGCGAGCGTAAATTCAAAGGAAAAGCGGTTTGTTTTAACTCTCAAGAAGAAGCCATTAAAGGCATTATAAAAGGTAAAGTTAAAGAAGGTGATGTGTGTGTGATACGCTATGAAGGACCAAAAGGTGGACCTGGCATGCAAGAAATGCTTAGTCCGACTTCATTACTCACAGGCATGGGACTTGGTGCTAAAGTTGCACTTATAACAGATGGTCGTTTTAGCGGAGCTACAAGAGGACTTAGCATAGGCCACATTTCTCCTGAGGCTGCAGAAGGTGGACTTATAGCGCTTTTAAAAGATGGTGATGAGATAGAAATTGATGTAGATACTTACAGCATCAATGCAAATTTAGCCCAAGATGAAATTGCTAAACGCAAAGCAAATTTTAAAATGCCTTATAAACAAATAAATTCAAGATGGCTTAAAATGTATCAAAAGCTTGTTAGTAATGCTAGCAAAGGCGGGATTTTAGACTTAGAATAA
- a CDS encoding methyl-accepting chemotaxis protein: protein MCNSTINQNFKVCTITENRAYTNPIKKALSAQIIVGLIAIAVALLVVKLVIQYNLSPLQKIQIGLNSFFDFINHKTKDSAMIDVKTNDEFGVMAKAINENITKTKNALEQDAKAVEQSVDTAKEIEGGNLTARITAIPANPQLIELKNVLNDMLDVLQAKVGSNMNEINRVFDSYKALDFTTEVKNAKGGVEVTTNVLGQEIVAMLRQSSEFASLLADESGKLQSAVKDLTDSSSSQASSLEETAAALEEITSSMQNVSHKTSEVIAQSEEIKNVTSIIGDIADQINLLALNAAIEAARAGEHGRGFAVVADEVRNLAERTQKSLGEIEANTNILVQSINEMGESIKEQTTGITQINDAVAQIDHVTQENLKIAKDSAVISDNVNKIANDILEDARKKKF, encoded by the coding sequence ATGTGTAATTCTACCATAAATCAAAATTTTAAAGTTTGTACAATTACAGAAAATCGTGCTTATACAAATCCTATTAAAAAAGCCTTATCTGCTCAAATTATAGTAGGTTTAATAGCAATAGCAGTCGCTCTACTTGTGGTTAAACTTGTAATCCAATATAATCTTTCTCCACTTCAAAAAATCCAAATCGGCCTTAACTCTTTCTTTGACTTTATCAATCATAAAACAAAAGATTCTGCTATGATAGATGTTAAGACTAATGATGAATTTGGAGTTATGGCCAAAGCCATCAATGAAAACATCACTAAAACTAAAAATGCATTAGAACAAGATGCTAAAGCAGTAGAACAATCAGTTGATACAGCTAAAGAAATAGAAGGTGGTAATCTAACAGCAAGAATAACAGCAATTCCTGCTAATCCTCAATTAATAGAATTAAAAAATGTATTAAATGATATGCTTGATGTATTACAAGCAAAAGTTGGTTCTAATATGAATGAAATCAATAGAGTATTTGATAGCTATAAGGCATTAGACTTTACTACTGAAGTTAAAAATGCTAAAGGTGGAGTTGAAGTAACTACTAATGTATTAGGTCAAGAAATAGTAGCTATGCTAAGACAATCATCTGAATTTGCTTCTTTATTAGCAGATGAGAGTGGTAAATTACAAAGTGCTGTTAAAGACTTAACAGATTCTTCATCTTCTCAAGCTTCTTCTTTAGAAGAAACAGCAGCAGCATTAGAAGAGATTACTTCTTCTATGCAAAATGTATCTCATAAAACTAGTGAAGTTATTGCTCAAAGTGAAGAGATTAAAAATGTTACTTCTATAATAGGTGATATTGCTGATCAAATTAACCTACTTGCATTAAATGCAGCTATTGAAGCAGCTCGTGCAGGAGAACATGGTCGTGGCTTTGCTGTTGTTGCTGATGAAGTTAGAAACTTAGCAGAAAGAACTCAAAAGTCTTTAGGTGAGATTGAAGCTAATACTAATATCTTAGTTCAATCTATTAATGAAATGGGTGAGAGTATTAAAGAACAAACTACAGGTATTACTCAAATTAATGATGCTGTAGCTCAAATTGATCATGTAACTCAAGAGAATTTAAAAATAGCAAAAGATAGTGCTGTAATTTCTGATAATGTTAATAAGATAGCTAATGATATCTTAGAAGATGCTAGGAAGAAAAAGTTTTAA
- a CDS encoding PepSY-like domain-containing protein, with the protein MKIKLMLASLVCASSMFADMVVSPNALPQKAQEFLNTHFKGVNVGYVKQDVDSYEVNLVDGTEIDFIINGDWKEVDGKYKGIPTGFIPKEIIAKVQAVQPNAAIVEVDKKINGYKFRTNNMMEIYTDFKGNILGQKFDD; encoded by the coding sequence ATGAAAATAAAATTAATGTTAGCTAGTTTAGTTTGTGCAAGTTCTATGTTTGCAGATATGGTTGTAAGTCCAAATGCTCTACCTCAAAAAGCTCAAGAGTTTTTAAACACTCATTTTAAAGGTGTAAATGTAGGTTATGTAAAACAAGATGTAGATTCTTATGAAGTAAATTTAGTTGATGGGACTGAAATTGACTTTATCATCAATGGAGACTGGAAAGAAGTTGATGGTAAATACAAAGGCATTCCAACAGGATTTATCCCAAAAGAAATTATTGCAAAAGTACAAGCAGTACAACCAAATGCAGCTATTGTAGAAGTAGATAAAAAAATAAATGGCTATAAATTTAGAACAAACAATATGATGGAAATTTATACAGATTTTAAAGGTAATATTTTAGGCCAAAAATTCGACGATTAA
- a CDS encoding ATP-binding protein, which yields MKDLKLFLNDTFKSNIYKNLQCSEDEILILKHLCKNYLQANVSINAYNLLSEVFKNDEYEYLDHLKDLKNLIEKGFIIQIFSDFKSSKNSSLFLNLLQCELSLSEVFLQILENKTIQDFMQDQIYEDHIAYLKDEFFKIELYQRLRFFAKSSQSKNIKKDIAIFEAYIKERLKKSKISNVLADIFKEYALNDKECLIFISLLKEEYLLNTENSYSRDFNFLLHLISEDDVQKQENKVLLEEDSKLLSSNLLEYDEFVNSLGDITKIFYLSDDILQRIINFKEPKKNKKIKLQNLVKEQDIFELIEPNINIDDVIMPQSTKDLLESILKQQDKKVLERLNKWGIKTNKNIEAKIIFYGPAGTGKTMSALSMAKAMKKSILSFDCSKILSKYVGESEQNVRKIFDTYKELCQTSKQSPILLLNEADQFLSTRVESSGGADKMHNQMQNIFLEQIERFSGVIIATTNFLESLDVAFSRRFEYKIEFKKPNYEQRLMIWQKALPKNTKFDDNFDLKNLALYELSGAQIAMVVKNTALKAAISKDGVFKMSDFLHTIEKEIESSFDKNKIVGFKN from the coding sequence ATAATCTTCTTAGTGAAGTTTTTAAAAATGATGAATATGAGTATTTAGATCATTTAAAAGATCTTAAAAATCTTATAGAAAAAGGTTTTATTATTCAAATTTTTTCTGATTTTAAATCGAGTAAAAACTCAAGTTTATTTTTAAATTTGTTACAATGCGAGTTAAGTTTAAGTGAGGTTTTTTTACAAATTTTAGAAAATAAAACTATACAAGATTTTATGCAAGATCAAATTTATGAAGATCATATTGCATATTTAAAAGATGAATTTTTTAAAATCGAGCTATATCAAAGATTGCGTTTTTTTGCTAAAAGCTCTCAAAGTAAGAATATTAAAAAAGATATAGCTATATTTGAAGCATATATTAAAGAGCGTTTAAAAAAGAGTAAAATTTCTAATGTTTTGGCAGATATTTTTAAAGAGTATGCTTTAAACGATAAAGAATGTTTGATATTTATTAGTTTATTAAAAGAAGAGTATTTGCTAAATACTGAAAATTCTTATAGTAGAGATTTTAATTTTTTACTTCATTTAATTAGCGAAGATGATGTTCAAAAACAAGAAAACAAAGTCTTACTAGAAGAAGATTCTAAGCTACTTAGTTCAAATCTTTTAGAATATGATGAATTTGTTAATTCTTTGGGTGATATAACTAAGATTTTTTATTTAAGTGATGATATTTTACAAAGAATTATTAATTTTAAAGAACCAAAGAAGAATAAAAAAATTAAACTTCAAAATTTAGTTAAAGAACAAGATATTTTTGAGCTAATTGAGCCAAATATTAATATAGATGATGTTATTATGCCCCAAAGCACTAAAGATCTATTGGAAAGTATATTAAAACAACAAGATAAAAAGGTTTTGGAAAGATTAAATAAATGGGGTATAAAAACAAATAAAAATATAGAAGCTAAGATAATTTTCTATGGTCCTGCTGGCACGGGTAAGACTATGAGTGCGCTAAGTATGGCAAAAGCTATGAAAAAATCTATTTTGAGTTTTGATTGTTCTAAAATTTTAAGCAAATATGTGGGCGAGAGCGAGCAAAATGTAAGAAAAATTTTTGATACTTATAAAGAGCTTTGTCAAACAAGCAAACAAAGTCCTATTTTGCTTTTAAATGAAGCTGATCAATTTTTAAGTACTAGGGTAGAAAGTAGTGGCGGTGCTGATAAAATGCACAATCAAATGCAAAATATTTTTCTAGAACAAATTGAGCGTTTTAGCGGAGTTATCATAGCTACGACTAATTTTTTAGAAAGTTTAGATGTGGCTTTTTCAAGAAGATTTGAGTATAAAATAGAATTTAAAAAGCCAAATTACGAACAACGCTTGATGATATGGCAAAAAGCTTTACCTAAAAATACTAAATTTGATGATAATTTTGATTTAAAAAACCTTGCTTTGTATGAGCTAAGTGGAGCTCAAATTGCTATGGTAGTTAAAAATACAGCTTTGAAAGCAGCTATTTCTAAGGATGGTGTTTTTAAAATGAGTGATTTTTTACATACAATAGAAAAAGAAATAGAATCTTCATTTGATAAAAATAAAATAGTTGGTTTTAAAAATTAA